A genomic region of Mesobacillus jeotgali contains the following coding sequences:
- a CDS encoding phosphotransferase gives MNINIKRGGDDYFFNRLLSYLKSELNIGIQEMTHLRGDVFLIKTENTRFILKGYKDLRKLKIQEAFASSLRKTGFDQSYRFYNQNKDPLFFHGLYYGCIEYIGHNEKRFDYGIQADREEGVELLNRFHDHTSSLFPSYAGMLPKTDLAKKWHHRKNEFAKNQPGVNFYVNKAITEELLEWADFSLRNFVNSRKNLETGPPSILHGDVAHHNFLRSKEGKLYLIDFDLISSGSRAYDMLQYANRILPFLDWQFESLKKINHLNKWLDSEAFLYGLLYPADILREWNRLLRDRNQTHPYSLAPIVEMTVGQFQQRKQFQEEVKSRLNY, from the coding sequence ATGAATATTAACATCAAGAGAGGTGGAGACGATTATTTTTTCAATCGTCTCCTCTCTTATTTAAAAAGCGAACTCAACATTGGAATCCAGGAAATGACCCATTTAAGAGGAGATGTCTTTCTCATTAAAACAGAGAATACCCGATTTATTTTAAAAGGGTATAAAGATCTGCGGAAATTAAAGATTCAAGAAGCATTTGCTTCATCTTTACGAAAAACCGGTTTTGATCAATCCTACCGATTTTATAATCAGAATAAAGATCCTCTTTTTTTTCATGGGTTATACTATGGGTGTATTGAATATATAGGCCACAATGAAAAGCGTTTTGATTATGGAATTCAAGCAGACAGAGAGGAAGGCGTTGAACTGTTAAATAGGTTCCATGACCATACATCGTCTCTTTTTCCTTCGTATGCTGGCATGCTTCCGAAAACAGATTTAGCGAAAAAATGGCACCATCGAAAGAATGAATTTGCCAAAAACCAGCCAGGAGTTAATTTCTATGTGAATAAAGCTATTACCGAAGAGCTGCTGGAATGGGCGGATTTTTCTCTGAGGAATTTTGTGAATTCGAGAAAGAATCTTGAAACAGGGCCACCATCCATCCTCCATGGGGATGTAGCTCATCACAATTTTCTTCGATCAAAGGAAGGAAAACTGTACTTAATTGATTTTGATTTAATCAGCTCTGGATCGAGAGCATATGATATGCTGCAGTATGCAAACCGTATCCTGCCTTTTTTGGATTGGCAGTTTGAATCTCTGAAAAAAATAAACCATTTGAATAAATGGCTGGATTCAGAGGCCTTTTTATACGGACTATTGTACCCTGCGGATATTTTAAGGGAATGGAACCGATTGTTACGGGACAGGAACCAGACACATCCGTATAGCCTGGCACCAATAGTTGAAATGACTGTC